A genomic region of Candidatus Pseudomonas phytovorans contains the following coding sequences:
- a CDS encoding alpha/beta hydrolase has protein sequence MRIRTLLAAIGTSLSLGSALAAPSQPVPVAGERISVKVEGSGPDVILIPGLASSREVWSGLASTLRQQHRLHLVQVAGFAGSPAVPTVDGRVAAPVAEAVADYIRSQHLEAPAIIGHSLGGEVALMLGARHPGQVGRLMVVDALPFYTLLINPMATAEAAAPQAAAFRDAMLAAPPAQAEAMQRTAIERLARKAEARPALVEAALRSDRKTVADATYELMTTDLRPELARIQAPVEVVYAYDPLFGIPAAGVDAMFANAYTGTLHISFKRIDGSFHFVMADQPQAFTEAVVDFLGR, from the coding sequence ATGCGCATACGCACCCTGCTTGCAGCAATCGGCACCAGTTTGTCGCTGGGCTCGGCATTGGCCGCGCCCAGCCAGCCAGTGCCTGTGGCTGGCGAGCGTATTTCGGTGAAGGTCGAGGGCAGCGGGCCGGACGTCATCCTGATCCCAGGGCTGGCCTCATCCCGTGAGGTTTGGTCGGGGCTCGCCAGCACACTGCGCCAGCAGCATCGTCTGCACCTGGTACAGGTGGCAGGCTTTGCCGGTTCGCCTGCCGTGCCCACCGTGGACGGGCGCGTGGCCGCTCCCGTGGCCGAAGCGGTCGCAGACTATATCCGCAGCCAGCACCTTGAGGCGCCGGCCATCATTGGCCATTCGCTGGGCGGTGAGGTGGCGCTGATGCTTGGCGCACGCCACCCCGGGCAGGTAGGGCGGCTGATGGTTGTCGATGCGCTGCCGTTCTACACGTTATTGATCAATCCCATGGCGACCGCCGAAGCGGCTGCACCGCAGGCTGCGGCATTCCGTGATGCGATGCTTGCGGCTCCGCCAGCGCAGGCCGAAGCGATGCAGCGCACAGCCATCGAGCGGTTGGCCAGGAAGGCTGAGGCCAGGCCTGCACTGGTCGAAGCCGCGCTGCGCTCGGACCGCAAGACTGTAGCCGATGCCACCTATGAATTGATGACTACCGACCTGCGCCCGGAGCTCGCCCGTATCCAGGCGCCGGTCGAGGTCGTGTACGCCTATGACCCCTTGTTTGGCATACCTGCTGCCGGCGTTGATGCAATGTTCGCCAACGCCTATACCGGCACGCTGCATATCAGCTTCAAGCGCATAGATGGCAGCTTCCACTTCGTCATGGCGGACCAACCACAGGCGTTCACTGAGGCGGTCGTCGACTTCCTCGGCCGCTGA
- a CDS encoding methyl-accepting chemotaxis protein, producing MFANLKIRTGMFWVLSLFSLTLLFSTVSAWRAAVGSDQQITELDQTAHQSDRLNNALLMAIRASANVSSGFIEQLGGHDESAGKRMALSVELNDKSQKLVDEFVENAREPALRTLATELQATFAEYAKAVAGQREATRQRSLEQYFKVNSDAGNAMGRLQAQRQQLVGALSERGQQIMLESDRRLARAQLLSLGLLAVTLVLAALCWAFIAQRVLHPLRQAGGHFQRIAGGDLSVPVQGQGTNEIGQLFHELQRMQQSQRDTLGQINDCARQLDAAATALNAVTEQSANNLRQQGQELEQAATAVTEMTTAVEEVARNAITTSQTTSESNQLAAQSRRQVSDNIDGTEAMTREIQTSSAHLEQLVGQVRDIGKVLEVIRSVSEQTNLLALNAAIEAARAGEAGRGFAVVADEVRTLAYRTQQSTLEIEQMIGRVQAGTEAAVASMQASTHRAQSTLDVTLASGQVLEGIYSAIGEINERNLVIASAAEEQAQVAREVDRNLLNIRELSNNSATGAQQTSEASKALSGLVGEMKTLVGRFRV from the coding sequence ATGTTTGCCAACCTGAAGATACGTACCGGAATGTTCTGGGTGCTGTCGTTGTTCAGCCTGACCCTGCTGTTTTCTACCGTCAGTGCCTGGCGGGCAGCGGTGGGCAGTGACCAGCAGATCACCGAGCTGGATCAGACCGCGCACCAGTCGGACCGGTTGAACAATGCGTTGTTGATGGCCATTCGTGCCAGTGCCAATGTGTCATCGGGCTTCATCGAGCAGCTGGGTGGCCATGACGAGAGCGCTGGCAAGCGTATGGCGCTGTCGGTCGAGCTGAACGACAAGAGCCAGAAGCTGGTGGACGAATTTGTCGAAAATGCCCGCGAGCCAGCCCTTCGCACGTTGGCAACAGAGCTGCAGGCTACCTTTGCCGAATACGCCAAGGCAGTAGCGGGGCAGCGTGAGGCCACCCGCCAGCGCTCGCTGGAGCAGTACTTCAAGGTCAACAGCGACGCTGGCAACGCCATGGGCCGGCTGCAAGCGCAGCGCCAGCAGCTGGTTGGCGCATTGAGCGAGCGTGGCCAGCAGATCATGCTGGAGTCTGACCGGCGCCTGGCCCGCGCCCAACTGTTGAGCCTGGGGTTGCTGGCGGTGACCTTGGTGCTGGCGGCGCTGTGCTGGGCCTTCATTGCCCAGCGTGTGCTGCACCCGCTGCGTCAAGCCGGTGGGCATTTCCAGCGCATTGCCGGCGGCGACCTGAGCGTGCCGGTGCAAGGGCAGGGCACCAATGAGATCGGCCAGTTGTTCCATGAACTGCAGCGCATGCAGCAGAGCCAGCGTGACACCCTGGGGCAGATCAACGACTGTGCCCGGCAGCTGGATGCAGCCGCCACGGCGCTGAACGCGGTCACCGAGCAAAGCGCCAACAACCTTCGCCAGCAAGGGCAGGAGCTGGAGCAGGCAGCTACCGCTGTGACCGAAATGACCACGGCCGTGGAAGAGGTTGCGCGCAACGCCATCACCACCTCGCAAACCACCAGTGAGTCCAACCAGCTCGCCGCGCAAAGCCGCCGGCAAGTCAGCGACAACATCGACGGCACCGAGGCCATGACCCGCGAGATACAGACCAGCAGTGCGCACCTGGAGCAACTGGTCGGGCAGGTGCGGGATATCGGCAAGGTGCTGGAGGTGATCCGCTCGGTGTCCGAGCAAACCAACCTGCTGGCGCTCAATGCCGCCATCGAAGCGGCCCGCGCAGGTGAAGCCGGGCGCGGCTTTGCGGTGGTGGCGGATGAGGTGCGCACGCTGGCCTATCGCACCCAACAATCGACCCTGGAAATCGAGCAGATGATTGGCCGCGTGCAGGCGGGAACCGAAGCTGCGGTGGCGTCGATGCAAGCCAGCACCCACCGCGCCCAGTCGACACTGGACGTGACCCTGGCGTCCGGACAGGTGCTGGAGGGTATCTACAGTGCCATCGGCGAAATCAACGAGCGCAACCTGGTCATTGCCAGTGCGGCCGAAGAACAGGCCCAAGTGGCCCGGGAAGTGGATCGCAACCTGCTGAACATCCGAGAGCTGTCGAACAATTCGGCGACCGGCGCGCAGCAGACCAGCGAAGCGAGCAAGGCGCTGTCGGGTTTGGTCGGGGAGATGAAGACACTGGTGGGGCGGTTCAGGGTTTGA